The following nucleotide sequence is from Brachyspira suanatina.
AACTTCTTAATACATTATTTAAATTTGTCTTTTATTTCATAATAATATATATTATTTTCTAATAAAATTTTTTAATTCAATGAAAGCTATAATATTTTTATTTTGTATAAACTCTAATATAGTATAATCTTGTTTTTGTAAATAAGTTTATGTAATTATAATAATTTAATAAAAAGGAAATAATAGTGAGTAATAGTTTTGATGAAAAAATAAAACCTTTCTTTTTTGTAGAGCATGAAAATACTGCTTCTCTTTGTCTTAATGTAGGAGAGTATAAATCAGAAATATTTGAAGAAAGAGAAGATGAAGGATTTGAAGGCGGCGGATATGATTGGCAGTCTTTAGCTTTAGTATTTTTAAATGAAAAAGTTCCAGAATTAATAGATGTTATTGATTTTGATTCTGAAGCAAGTATGTTCTGTGCTTATAGCAGTGATATTGAAGCATTAAAGAAATTTGCTTTATCTTTTAAAGAGGCATGCGAAGACGATAAATTAATAAGAGATCTATTCTCAAGGGCTGAACTTGATTAATATAATATCTTTTATTACACTATTAACTATAAAAAATTAAAGGAACAGTATTATGAATATAATAGAAGAAATTAATGAATTACATGAAAATGATGAACATGAAAAAATTATTGATATTATAACTGAAATTCCAGAAGATGAAAGAAGTGCAGAACTTTTTAGTTTGCTTGCCAGAGCTTATAATAATATAGAAAAGTATGATAAAGCATTGGACAATTTAATGTATATAAGAGAAGAAGGCATTGATGATGCTTTATGGAATTATAGGGTAGGTTATGCTTATTATTATAAAGGCGATAAAGAAAATGCAGAGATGTATTTTAAAAAGGCTTATGATTTAAATAATGATGATACAGATGCTTATAATTTTTATGTGCTATGTTCTGAAGATAAAGATGATGGAATAAATTTTGAAGAGAGAGTTGATAGGTTTTGGAAATGGTTTGAGGAAAATGAAAAAGTTATATCTGATTTTATAGAGCAAAAATCTTATATGTCATCAGATGAAATAATTGAATTTATTTCTAATGGTGTAGCTTTAATATCAAACAATTTGCAGTTTGTTTTCGGTGGTAATTATGAGTTTACATTTACTGTAGAGGGCAAAGAATATTTATTTTATTTTACACCTAGAATAGTTGCTGCTATGCCTGAGAAATTAAAAAGTAAATGGAAGTTCTTTCCTTATATGCAAAAACAAGATATAGCTAACTCTAATTTTAGAATGTATAATAAAGATTTAAGCTTTAAAGAAATTTTGGTATATTCTGAATATGATGAAGATACCAATTTCTTCAATTTGAAATTCTATAATAAAAAATTAAATGAATTAGAAGAAGATTATGCATACAATGCTTTTTATATA
It contains:
- a CDS encoding immunity 51 family protein; its protein translation is MSNSFDEKIKPFFFVEHENTASLCLNVGEYKSEIFEEREDEGFEGGGYDWQSLALVFLNEKVPELIDVIDFDSEASMFCAYSSDIEALKKFALSFKEACEDDKLIRDLFSRAELD
- a CDS encoding tetratricopeptide repeat protein, which gives rise to MNIIEEINELHENDEHEKIIDIITEIPEDERSAELFSLLARAYNNIEKYDKALDNLMYIREEGIDDALWNYRVGYAYYYKGDKENAEMYFKKAYDLNNDDTDAYNFYVLCSEDKDDGINFEERVDRFWKWFEENEKVISDFIEQKSYMSSDEIIEFISNGVALISNNLQFVFGGNYEFTFTVEGKEYLFYFTPRIVAAMPEKLKSKWKFFPYMQKQDIANSNFRMYNKDLSFKEILVYSEYDEDTNFFNLKFYNKKLNELEEDYAYNAFYIMLEHAVGENISKLYLLGNIEKADKKLNGMIELTKLYDFIMETLKNKNKDIILDPINRYTVYECKPTDNFFREDIFMGNTCYMELIDDYVNYNIDAIVNISKMGARAVYLTYAFSDNKDNDFNDENINQKLFDERNNISDELESMMGEKGSGKEIGIVLGSAFGILCGYIDLLLYNQDEFIKRAEEVLKKYNYKFKLLRFRQYSEVIKTFND